Genomic segment of Panicum virgatum strain AP13 chromosome 9N, P.virgatum_v5, whole genome shotgun sequence:
acacacacacacacaaatctTGATTTGTGACATGCAAAATTTGCTTGTGCTTCCGACTTATGATCTGAAAGCTAGCATGCATGCTTATTGCACACTAGAATGTGATGGAGTTCATATCCAATCCAACATAGAAGAAGACACAAGATTCTTCAATGTATTACCATAACTGTAACGAGAAACAAATCTTAATTAATATAAAACCCAGCATAAATAATTCGATAAGGTACACTGATCAAAAGTTTCCCAAGGTCGAATTCACCTTATATATATTACCCTAGACGACGAGAATTAATTAAACAAGGAAATAATGCAGATCAAGAAATTAATTAACAGCAACGCGTACGTGCACAAGTTGACACGCTCGACGATCGCTACATCACTTATAGTTTGGCTTCATGGACATGGAGTATTGCAGTTCGAGCGCGTGGCTACTTGAAGTTGAAGTAGGTACGGTCTGGAAGTTGTGGCTCCACGTCTCGTTGACCGGCGGCAGCCGCTCGCCGAGGCACTGCCTGCTGGTGATGTCGGTGGCGCAGCTGGCAGCtcgggggacggcggcggcagcagccgtCGTTGCGTAGAGCGGCAGCTGCAGCTCCTCGACCtgaccgccgccatcgacgccgaGGAAGTCCCTGGTGAggcgccggtggccgccgccgcgcagagccacCGAGCCGTCCGGGGCGAGGCCGCCGAAGTTGACCGCgtcggcagcgacgacgatgccgccgccaccggcggtggcgatggtggcggcgtcCGCTTGGAGGTCAAGCAGGTACGGCGAGGGCTGCACCATCCTCGGCTGCAGGAAGGGagccagcagctgctgctgcgcctGCTCTTGGTGCAGGAAGTACAAGGCGTTAGGgttttgcgccgccgcggcaggaGGAGGCGGGTTGGGGAACGGGAGGAGCAGCGGCGTTGCCGTGGTGATGCTGCTGGAGAAGAGGAGgtcgctgctgctgttgccaCCGTTGCTGCtgttggtggtggtgatggCGCTGCCGTTGCTTGCAGCGGCCGCCGCAAGAAGCCGCGCGCTCTCCTCGGCTAGGGCATCGCAGAAGGCCCTGTGCGTGAGCAGGCTGTCCTTCCTGCACGACACCAGACCAATAATGTGTACGCGTGTTAAACAAAAGGATCAGAGGAAAAGAGTCAACGATTAGTTTTGGTTAATAATTAATATTGATGTGCACATGCGTGCGTACTCAAATGCAATCCATGCATGTAAAAGTTACATTTAACATTGGCGACGAAAAAGTTGAGTCCTATGATTAGCAAGCTAAGGTTCCTTTGCCAGTTTCCTTTGTGATCATCACTAGGTCAGGGCGTGCGTGTACGTGTAGGGTAATTAAACGCACTAGCTGGTAAATCAAAGAGTAGTCTCTTCTATCTTGTGTAACATATAGCCACATAGGATGTGATGAACTGTTGTTCATCTTAGACTTGAAGACCTGCAGatgaacatgcatgcatgttatCGATTGTGGGGGACCTTCAGCTTCACTCTCCAGTGTAGTAGGAAGTGCATGTGCAACAGGAAATGGGAATGTGAAAACGATCCTACTGCAGAGCACTGCAGCAGCAGGTTGCAGTATTTCTGTGTTCATTCCTGAATTGCTTCGATGGGTATGGGCAGGTTCAAATTAGTTTGTTTGAAGGAAATGTGTGCACTACAACCATAAAGCAGTTGCAGGCTGGAGGTTTCCAAATATGTAAGCGTATATATCGCTTGCTTGCTGCTTTGACCAgggattttattttttttgacaaaagtatGAATGGCACTGCAAGTTCCCTCGCAGCAAGAGTTCTAACTTTTCCCCACAGTTATTTTATGATGAGTGGCCAACACAGTACTATACTTAgcattttgaaaacatggtctAATATGATGGTGGTATTATTTTATCACCTTTATTTCCCCACAGTTGCATTTTTCAAAATTGGAGCTGTTGGAAAAGATTACCACTCATGTATAATGTATTATTTGCCTGGGGTTCATATATGGTGGCCTTTTGTGTGTAAAAACAGTAGCAAGATATGTACTTGAGGTGTAATCGTGCAGAGGTTTATGGCATGAAAGCCTTAAAATTCTCAATGAAGTCGCATGCGGTTACGTTGGTGGCATTACAAACAGAAGTTCAAGAACCACCACATATGAACCCCGAgaaattttcttcaaaaagacATGAACCCCAAGAATTGGTGCTAATATATAACTTCAGAATTCAGATCTAAATTTTAGAAAACCTTCAAGAATATGGTAACCATtgctaaaaaaaaggaaatggtTAACCTGAACCCAGAGTAGCCAAGATTGTGCATAACCACATGATTTAATTTATTTGTCAAAAGtacacataaataaaaaccacaACTCAAGCTCTACCTAGCTGAAGATCATCGATCCAACAAGAAAGGGACTGTAATTTCTTCCAAAGAACGACAGCATATACAAGGACGGCACTTAGCTTTGATCGGGGCAAGAATGAACATTAATTAGTACCAAGCTCATGAGATGAGGGTGGTGTCCATGGCTCACAAGAACCACGCACACAGGAGCAGTCATACTACTCATACAGTACCTAGTGAAGAGGATGCCGCAGTCGCAGCGGTACTCGCGCGTGCCGCAGCCCTTGACGTGCGCCTTCCAGTCCGACTGCACGGCGTAGCGCTTCCCGCAGCGCTCGCACCGCCACCGCTTCTCGCCGTGCTTCCGCGAGAAGTGCTTCTTGATCCCGGTCAGATCCCCCAGCGCCCTGCACAATTTATATTAgcttctcgtcgtcgtcggctTCACAACTTAGCTGTCCACAATTTACCTTGCAGGGTCGTGGTGGACGCAGGTGGGCTCGGGGCAGACGTAGACGCgcttgcgcggcggcgctgcggcgtcGCCCTGCCTGCTGCCGGCGCCGGACGGGAGGCTCCGCTGGCGGAGCTTCCAGGGGAGGTTGTGCCCCCGGCGGTGCAGCTGCAGGTTCTGGTCGCGCTGGAAGCCCTTGTTGCAGATCTCGCACACGAACCGGTTCGTCGCCACCAGCGTCCGCGGCGACAGAGCGatcacctccgcgccggggtCTTCAATATAATTGATTCGCGCGTCGTCGCGTCGATCGATCACCGTGGTCAGACAAGAGTAGACGACACAGCCGACCAGGGTACGGTCagcgaaagaaagaaccgcgcAAGAAAGATGCACGGCCAATATATTGTTACCTGGGTTGCCGGGCTGGCTTCTCTTCCTCTTTGCCCCCGCCGCCCTGGGCGcctccggctgctgcggcggcgcggtggccgaggccgccggcgcgaggAAGAGAGGGCTCAGGGCGTAGCTGGCGATGTCCCCGCCATGGGAGCTGGATCCAGTGGCCTCGTGGTCGGACGAAAGATCAGAGAGCATCATGATCACTTGTCTGTTTCTTGGTGTTCTCTTGCGCAGCAGTCTGGACTGCAGttcctctctctatctctctctctcacccccCTGTGCGTGGTCTCAGCTCAATGCTGGCTGCTGTGTCCGAGCTAAGTGTGATTATAtttgagagaggagagagatctcgatcgagcaggaggaggaggagggggcaatCAGATTATTATTGCAGTTGCAGCAGCAGGGGGATCGGATCGGAAAAAAAGGCGTCAGAGAGGAGCGAGGTGTAGTACTGTGGTGTGTGGGTTTGGCGTTGCCctctgcaggctgcagccagcagccagcagccagaATAAGAAGGCCTACGTGTAGAGATGCTGCGATCGA
This window contains:
- the LOC120693382 gene encoding protein EARLY HEADING DATE 2-like — its product is MMLSDLSSDHEATGSSSHGGDIASYALSPLFLAPAASATAPPQQPEAPRAAGAKRKRSQPGNPDPGAEVIALSPRTLVATNRFVCEICNKGFQRDQNLQLHRRGHNLPWKLRQRSLPSGAGSRQGDAAAPPRKRVYVCPEPTCVHHDPARALGDLTGIKKHFSRKHGEKRWRCERCGKRYAVQSDWKAHVKGCGTREYRCDCGILFTRKDSLLTHRAFCDALAEESARLLAAAAASNGSAITTTNSSNGGNSSSDLLFSSSITTATPLLLPFPNPPPPAAAAQNPNALYFLHQEQAQQQLLAPFLQPRMVQPSPYLLDLQADAATIATAGGGGIVVAADAVNFGGLAPDGSVALRGGGHRRLTRDFLGVDGGGQVEELQLPLYATTAAAAAVPRAASCATDITSRQCLGERLPPVNETWSHNFQTVPTSTSSSHALELQYSMSMKPNYK